The Lasioglossum baleicum chromosome 18, iyLasBale1, whole genome shotgun sequence genomic sequence GAGTTATGTACAGCAGTGTTGCCATATTGAGCTCCGTTTCAAGCTCCCGTACTCTCCTACTGTCTCCtacataccccttccactattccattccagcaccgtgcgcaggcgcacactccacggtccccatcgcgcacgtgcaacgtgtctgaacgtgtctcccattcgtcccactcattccccgtcatcaaagaaggggtacatcatttcaccgtgactcccctcatatgGCATCACTGATGTACAGTCATGTACCAGTAAATACATACAagtatatatgatatatatacCGGGTGGACCAAAGTTGATATGTTATTCaaacaaatgaaaatatgaaatgtaaatactaTGTACTTAAAATTTATCATAGAACATGTAAATGTgctgtaataaattttttagtttAAATAACATTATTAGATGCAATTTTAAGAAAATCTGTGATATTACTATGTATTTGTAgcccaccctgtatgtacaatttaattcaTTAAACAGGAATTCTTTGTCTACTTATATATGTTGATAatgaattaattataataaattcaaaattaaatggGAACAAGTTAAATATCAAAGAATGTACAGCAATTAGATCTTGCTAGATCTTCATTATAGAGAAGAAACATGtattagtgatgggcactatctagtgatgggcattatcgaaCCGTGCATCAAAGTCCAATTTGCTAAATATTATAAAGAATAATATCGACGCGGTCGTGGGATGTTTGTTTCAAATACCAACAATGCTGCGATATGGTACAcaacatttcacgcgcatgcgcggctaaaacagtaaaattataattgaagCAGTtatggcgggaatgtaccgaaacaatctgttccggacataATAACTCCAGAATCCAGAACATGTCCTATGAGCAACCATGAGCAACtatgagttacaaaatatacacaaatacacaatattatacattcatttttcggaAAAATTGTGCGgagtgctcaaggtaccccattttatcgagaatcttatTTTACCGAGGCATGCGGGTGAAATATTGCACCATAACGCAGCACTGGTACTGGTAAGATGTAacagaaaatgaagaaaatttaataATGAATAATGACGAGTCGCGTGTGGCTAGTGCTTTACAGACCGTGTTCAAttacgaaaattttaaaaatgaagtgCAAAAAGAAGCTACTATTGCTATCAACAAAGGTTAGTCGATCTGTGGTATTGTTTATAAACTGTTTTCGATCGTGTCTCTTTACATTAATTTTTGAACTTTCGTAGAGTGCGTACGTTATCGGGTTTTATATGAATTCAAAAAAGGTATTAATTTTACGTCGTTTTAAAGTCATTATAAATTTACAGATTCTAAAGCTGTATGCATATCTCTGCCTCCCGGCTTCGGTAGATCGCTTTGTTACGAACTACCGGCTGTTTTACAAAACGGTAAAACAGCTATTGTTTTCTCACCAAAATTATGTTTTATGAAGGTAAAAATTCCAGTACCTAGCCAATCCAATTTTTCTTACATATTCTTATTGCTTCCAGAAACGCATAGATTTTTTAAGAAGTAAACAGATCAATGCGCGTTTATTACTTGTGTCCACACGATTATCTGAACGAAAAGTGATCTTGAAAGATTTAACATCGAATCACTTGACCATACAACTATTGTACGCCACACCTGAAATGGCTAGGATCACGTATTTTCAGGTATACACCGCCGCTAATCAATTTATTCTTCTTATAATTTGTTTGTCGATAATTAATCAAACCAACTCTGAATCCACAGGAGCTTGTATTCTCGTTAATACAGCGAAAGCTACTGTCTTACATTGTATTTAACGAGGCGCATTGTTTAAGTGAACGGGGATACGAATATATACCctgttataaaaatgttaatgtGTTCAATAAAATCAATGGGCGTGTTCCTAGAGTTGCGGTAACTACTACCGTTACCCACGAGGTAATTCGAATTATCGTCGACTTACTAGCAGAAACAAATAGCGCTTaaagtattttgaaatttcatatattttctGATGAAAATTCTTTCGCAGGTAATCGAAGATATTTCTCGATCGTTGATGTTATGCtctccaaaaatatttaaattaccgGCACAACAAATGAACATATACTATGATGTATGGTTTTTAGATATTCTTCCCAATCCGTTTCAGCATCTTAACTATTTTATTATAGAATCGCTTGGTTTGTTAAATCTATCTGTTGGCAAGGTAAATCAATCTGTCCTTTTATAGGATTCCAAACTATATACACtgttgtgcaaaagaaagaagcacccagtacaattataagatataatgacaaacaagatctttatgtagaaattgtattgtacaatgattgatttattgcatttaaagtattagataatccacaATAACACatatatattctcagaactattcaattaaacagcggaatcctctTTCAAAACTtattgtgttcttatttgattttttacccttttctattaaatgtggccaggtgcttctttcttttgcacagtagtctTTTGTATAGTGCGGAGCATGAGAGAAAATTAGTAGGAAGGGAACAGGGAAAGAAGCCTGACCATTCAGATTGtctttgcgttcctcttgccccaTTCTCCTCCTACTAGTTTTCTTTCGTGCTCTGGACAGTATTTATAGGAATTATCTGTACTCAGAAGCACAATGGTTTTGCCATTGTTTATTGTAAAGAGGCAGATGCCACAGAGTTGTTGAGAAGCAGGCTAGTTGGCGGAGGCATACCTACGCTTGCCTGTCACCACAGTAAGTGAGCCATTCTGTAAATTCGTTAGATTCTTTAACCCTTTATAGTCCAACGTGTTTTCTCTCTTTTATGTCAGAACTtgctaaaacattttataactcaattatatttgtatatatagcTTTGCTAGCCTATGCAGAACAGCAAATCATGGCATTATTAATAAATCTAATgtatattgttaaaataaataactaTTCCTGGAAAAGTTAACATTGAGTCTGTCTCGATGTAGGACTGGAAAGgattaatactaaacctactactgccagtcaaatgaccggttttatatttttcatttcacaattattgaaattatgaagttgcttacatcgaaattgattcgataaatttctttatccgaccacacattgttataaaaattgcacagaatctgaataaatagagtcttgtcatttttgtaagcaaaAACACACATTTGAATCGCTTTTAGcgttcggtaggtttagtgttaaactctTGTGATACATACTACATATTTCTGAATGATTGCAGAACTGAATAATGCAAGTAGGCGTGACATAGAAAGACGATGGATATCTGGAGAAGCCAGCGTCATTGCTACGACGTACGATTATGGATTCATTCATAGGAGACCGATCAGGTATGAGTTGTTTGACGATGTAGAAGACTCTTACGATTACTGTTCTCTTACAAAGGTTCTTATATTTATCAGATGCAAAGTGTATTGGACTATACCTGAAAATATTCCCAAATACTACCGGGAATCTGTACAGTCCCTTACGAACAACCGTCGTACgtactgtagaatatattttagtCCGGAGGAATATTCTTCTATTAAGTTGCTCATCGAGAACCATAGACAAATGGATGGTTTGGAACATATGAAGAAACGATTGAGCGAATACCAGAAACTTGTGACGTATTGTCTATCGATAAAGTAAGAACTATAGAACGTAAGAAATGGAGTACAGagattgtatattgtatatcagCAAATTATCTATAAAATTACGTTCAGATGCCGTCACGCAGTGATTAGTGAATATTTCGGGCATGTGACAGATCCTTGCAAAGTGAACTGCGACGTCTGTGAAAATAGAGATATTGTAAGAACGAGAGCCCTTAAATTTATTGCTTACTCTGAGAATGTAGAGAAAATTAAATACGACATGTAAGTATACCGATCGCTTGAAAAGTTTAGAAAAAAGTATATTTAACTGGAAACATGATTATTTTTTAGTTGTGATATTAGCGAATATACGAAGGAGGAACAGTCTCGAAGCGTTAAGGAAAAATCTCCGGAACGCGCGGTAGAGGGAGCGAAAAAATGCAGCGCTGCGCGTCGAGAAATTCCTGTGGACGGAAATAACAGCGGTGCGATTGTACAATATAGAGATAAGCAAGAAAGTAGTTTAGCGTGTACGCGATCGTCGACGAAGGGGGGCAATAAACAGCCGTGCTCGACGAGCATTGTGAAACGTGTGAAAGATAATTCAAATGCGACAGGTGCGGACAAACTGGCGATAACGCGCTCTTTGCTGGCCAAATACAATCTGAACAATGAGATATCGCTGGAGCCGTGCGGTTTGAAGAACAACGCGGTGAATACATCGAAAAGAATAGACGGCACTCGGGTTTCCAGCAGGAGAAGAAATGTGTCGCGTACTGGGTCGAGAATCAAAGGCGCAAACAGCAACGCCAGGACACGGACGGTTGAGAAAGACGAGCCAGTTACGGGGGACGATTCCTGCAaagtgattcttgtcggaccgAAGAAACGGAAGAAACGCTACGCAGACAAAGACACGTGTCCTGCGGAATTCAGCTCAAAAAGAAGGAAAATCGAGACCGAAAATAAACCACCCGCTGTGACACAGGACAGAAGGAGGAGTAGAACTTCTGATCGGGATGAACGCGTCAAGGATGATGCAAATGAGATCGTGTCGCGCGGCTATGCTACGGCGGAATATTTGATGAAAAAGTACAAATTCAATAAAGACTCGATAACGCTAGAACCGTGTAGAAAATGACGCCGGAGTTATCTGATGCTTTCGGTACGAAACAATGAAGCTCCGAAACGCATTTcctgttattattttattattgaataTACATTATTGTTACAAAGTAACTTtataatgaataaattatttgttacaacaaaagaagttttgtgccacctggaatatctcggaaactaaattccagagaaaaaaatatttcaaataaaaagtaaGTCTTTGGTAAATCTCTAGTGAATTATATTAGAGattccaataaataaattaagatgatgtttattaacaaaactttaatagaattaaattcTTTGATCACAATATTTTTAGATCTAACTTCATTGATGGCAAACTATtgattaaacaaattgtattttgttaatgacaagaaaataactaatttaaacatttgaatttaacgccaacttcacaaCGCTAACTTCACATTGGTGAGTGTCGCTACAGTCGCCACATTTACTCCCCCCTAATAGTTGAGTAAATAAACTTATAACTTTTAGGTTATgaatctgactctacgtttaggtttaaatacattttcattaatcTTAAAGGAATCTAAAATGATATTATCATCGAATTTAGAACATTCTTGAACTTCTAGAACATTTTCTAAAAAAGCTGGTTTTAATCTATCTATGTTAATGGTGGTAGGAACacctttataattaattttatacagaaaATCTGTTAATCTTTCTATAATCTGATAAGGACCTTCATATGGAAGTTCAAGAGATGTTTTAAGTTTGTCTACTCTAACAAAAACATATGtacaatcttctaattccttgTATACAAAAGGTTTTCGTGAAGCGTGATGAGATGTAGGTGTTGGACGAATTGCTCGAATATGTTCCCGcaacttttcaagaaaaatttgagGACACCCAATAGGATCTTCAGCTGCAAAAAATTCTCCTGGAATCCGTAATGTTGTACCGAAAACCATCTCTGCAGCAGAGGCCTTGATATCATCTTTATAACTGATTCGGAGACCTAGAAGAACCATAGGAAGAACATCTACCCAATTAGAGGAATTATGACACTTAATTGCCGATTTGAGAGAACGATGCCAACGTTCAATTATTCCATTAGATTGAGGGTGATAAGCCGTTGTCCTAATCCTTTGACTACCAATAAGTTTTATTAATGCTTGAAAAAGTAGTGACTCAAATTGAGCTCCTCTATCAGTAGTAATAACAGCTGGTGCTCCAAATCTTGCGACCCACGTAGCAAAGAATGCATTAACCACCGTATCTGCAGAAGTATCTGGAATGGGTGTAGCTTCAGGCCATCTTGTACTTCTATCAATCATAGTAAGACAAAAGCGAAATCCTTTTGAAACTGGTAAAGGACCAACAATATCAATATGTACATGTGAAAATCTAATTTTAGGAACTGGAATGTGTTCAGAGTTTCGAATAACATGTCTATGAATTTTCGCTCTCTGACAAGATAAACATGTTCTAGTCCAACTAATAATGTCTTTACGCATATTTGGCCATACAAAACTTTGAGAAATAATCCTTTTAGTTGTTCTACCGCTTGGATGAGATAAATTATGAGAGACGTCAAAAATTCGTCTTCGAAGACTTGTTGGAACATATATTCTAATATCTCTACTCACGTCACAATAAATTGTCTTTTCACCGTTATCTAACCTGAGTGGTTTTAAGGAAAGAACTGTTTCAGACTCTAATAGTGATTTAAGTTCTTCATCTTTCTGTTGTTCTTCAAAAAGTTCATCTGTAGAAACTATTACAGGTAAGTTAACAGCGCCTATTCTTGAAAAAGCATCAGCAACTTGATTATTATGTCCTGCAACATGGATAATTTTAGTGGTAATTTGACTAATGAAATCAAGCTGTCTTCTCTGTCTTTCAGAAGCTTTTTCAGAAGATTGTAGAAAGGCATATTGCAACGGTTTATGATCAGTGAAAATGGTTACATCCCGACCATCAACCATATGACGAAAAAATTTTAGTGCAGCATAAATTGCTATTAACTCTCTGTCGTATGTACTATATTTTTGTTGAGATTCTGATAGCTTTTTGGAAAAGAATCCAAGTGGTTTATACGACTCATCTTGAAATTGTTCCAAAACAGCTCCGATTGCTACATTCGAAGCATCTGTTCTAAGAAAAAGTTTTGAATTTTCTAAAGGATGAACTAAAAGTGTATTTTCCGCTAAACATCTTTTACTTTCTTCAAAAGATTTTTCTGCATCAGCGGTCCAATTAATTTGTCGTTTATCTTTTCTTTTAGCACCTGATAAGTATTTGTTTAATGGTGCTAAAATTGATGCTGCATTCGAAATGaatctatgataaaaatttatgattCCAAGGTACCGTCTCAGTTCACTGATATTATTTGGTTTCTTGAAATCAATAATAGCTCTAACTCTTCTATCCAAAGGACGTATTCCAAAACGATTGACCGTATAACCAAGATATTCCACTTCATCTTGTGCAAATTTACTTTTAGAAACGTTAATGGATAACCCATATTTCTTAAGACGAAGAAAGACCTGCTCCAAATGAATACGATGTTGCTCTTCATCCTTCGAAGCAATCAGAAGATCATCAAGATAGGCTTGACAGAAACTTAATCCTCGTAAAACAGTGTCAACAAATCTTTGGAATGTTTGTGCAGCATTCCTTAACCCAAATGGCATCCGAGTGAATTCGAATAGTCCAAATGGAGTTGTAACCGCAGTTTTGTGAAGATCTTCTTCAGCAACAGGAATTTGAAAGTAGGCTTTAACTAAATCAATTTTGGTAAATACCTTACATCCAGCTAGATGATGAGTAAAATCTTGAATATGAGGTAGAGGATAGTTGTCCCTAACTGTAATATTGTTTAACCTGCGAAAATCTCCGCAAGGTCTCCAATCTCCATTCGGTTTGCGAACCATGTGTAACGGACTTGCCCATTGAGAAGAAGATGGTCGACAGATTCCTTGTTCCAGCATAAATTCAAATTCTTGTTTTGCTGCTGCAAACTTCTCAGGAGTCAATCTGCGTGGTTTCTCAGAAACAGGAAATCCAGAGGTAACAATTTGATGAGTTACATCATGAACTACTCTAGTAAGAGCTGATGGTTTTGTTATTTCTATATATTTGCGAAGTAATTCTTTAAATTTGCAGGAATTACTTACTGTTGCAACAGAGATTTGTTTTTTACTTGTTAATTTAGCCTTAGTGCTTAATAACGTCTGTTCATCAATTAATCTCTTGTTCCTTAAATCTGGAAGAAGACCATGAAATTCCAAGAAATCTGCACCAATAATTGGATGCTTGACATCAGCAATGATAAACTGCCATCTAAATGGACGTCGAAGACCTAAGTCTAGTATCCTTGTACTACAACCGTATGTATTAATTACAGTATTATTAGCTGCATATAATTTGAAATCGACAACAGATTTAACACCTCTGACCATATTTCTTGGAATAACCGAAACATCAGCTCCAGTATCAACTAAATAGAATATGCCATCTTTCTTATCAGAGATTATCAGGCGTTTATTCCTCTTAAAACCGTCAACGACCGCCTGAGCACGTAACGGTTGACTTAGTTTTCCAACAAGGTTTTGTCACCAAATGAACATGGTTGTACACATTTGTGTGCTTTATCACCAAATTTATCATGATAAAAGCAGTACTTCTTAccttcttcatttttctttttactttgACTAGTTGACCATCTTTTGAAGTTTGATCGTCCTCTTGAAAAACTGCGTTCTCTCCTTTGATTCTGATGAGTTAATCTTTCCATTTGTTTCCTTAACTCAGTAATTTCCTCAGACATTTTCTTAATTAATCCTCCTTGCGAAGATTCGATGGAAAATACTGAAGAAGATGTTGGCCGAGACATATCTAAAATCTGATCAGCTTGAATAGCTAATTTGGAAAGATCTTTAACTTCGCTAATTGCAAGAATGGATCTAATATTTTCCGGAAGTTGTTCTAGGAAAATAGATCTAAGGACCTCATTATTAATTTGTCCAGGTGCTAAATTATTCAGTCTGTGTAGAAAAACTGATGGTTTTTCATCCCCAAGCACATGTGATCCaagtaattttctaattttagcCTCTTTACTTTCTCCAAAAGCGTTACATATTCGTTCTTTtaactttaaatatttattattttcaggaGGACAAATTAAAATATCCTCAACCAAAGGAAGAACTTTATTATCTAAATATACTGTAACGTATCTAAATTTTGACTCATCTTTTACtattctatttattaaaaatgccGCCTCTACTTGCGTAAACCATAGAACAGGATTTTCCTTCCAAAACGGCGGTAAACGCACTTTTTGAGCAACTTCAATACTCGCACCATCAATAAGACTGGCGTTTTGATTTGAGCTAAGATTATCTTCCGATCTCACCGTTTCTTCGAAAGTTACTTCAGTAGGTTGTTGCATTGTTCTTTGTCCAGAAAAAGCTTGACGAGTAGGTGAATGTTCTAACGgcattttcttaaataatcgGGGTCACCAATTTGGTAAATCTCTAGTGAATTATATTAGAGattccaataaataaattaagatgatgtttattaacaaaactttaatagaattaaattcTTTGATCACAATATTTTTAGATCTAACTTCATTGATGGCAAACTATtgattaaacaaattgtattttgtcaatgacaagaaaataactaatttaaacatttgaatttaacgccaacttcacaaCGCTAACTTCACATTAGTGAGTGTCGCTACAGTCGCCacaggggttactattttcagtcgactagttttagtgaaacgactgaatttcgcagtggtggggttactattttcagtcgactgttttactgaacgactgaatttcgcagtggtaggggttactattttcagtcgaatgCTTTACTAAATCAGAGGTTACCTCTCTGACTGAATTATCGACTGATTTATGGAGCGGGTAGAGCTATATATCAACTGAATCGATCAGATTCAATCATGACATTTACTATCTCTTTACTATCCTACTATCTATTTCATTAGCgctatcaaattaattaattcataatcCTCATTTCATGAACTGAatccgtccctcggtgtcaaattgacacagtagtaaaaaaaacgataaaataacaagtaggtgattaattatttttcgatgtttttttagtcaaattgatgagttaaaatttacatcttaagtttttcggttatgtgtttcttacaaacaattcgatatttcgagaaaactgtcagattgacacgagggacggaattcaattgttctactactaaatattaattattacaaatattctccgaaaatatgaatgatttatgcatttcatttatgttaataaaatatttattacatttagtacaaaattgatatattattattatatttatcctatcctataatattatgtaatatcgataacaccaaaaggattatttatttatttatttattt encodes the following:
- the LOC143218049 gene encoding ATP-dependent DNA helicase Q5-like isoform X1, which produces MNNDESRVASALQTVFNYENFKNEVQKEATIAINKDSKAVCISLPPGFGRSLCYELPAVLQNGKTAIVFSPKLCFMKKRIDFLRSKQINARLLLVSTRLSERKVILKDLTSNHLTIQLLYATPEMARITYFQELVFSLIQRKLLSYIVFNEAHCLSERGYEYIPCYKNVNVFNKINGRVPRVAVTTTVTHEVIEDISRSLMLCSPKIFKLPAQQMNIYYDVWFLDILPNPFQHLNYFIIESLGLLNLSVGKKHNGFAIVYCKEADATELLRSRLVGGGIPTLACHHKLNNASRRDIERRWISGEASVIATTYDYGFIHRRPIRCKVYWTIPENIPKYYRESVQSLTNNRRTYCRIYFSPEEYSSIKLLIENHRQMDGLEHMKKRQRLYIVYQQIIYKITFRCRHAVISEYFGHVTDPCKVNCDVCENRDIVRTRALKFIAYSENVEKIKYDICDISEYTKEEQSRSVKEKSPERAVEGAKKCSAARREIPVDGNNSGAIVQYRDKQESSLACTRSSTKGGNKQPCSTSIVKRVKDNSNATGADKLAITRSLLAKYNLNNEISLEPCGLKNNAVNTSKRIDGTRVSSRRRNVSRTGSRIKGANSNARTRTVEKDEPVTGDDSCKVILVGPKKRKKRYADKDTCPAEFSSKRRKIETENKPPAVTQDRRRSRTSDRDERVKDDANEIVSRGYATAEYLMKKYKFNKDSITLEPCRK
- the LOC143218049 gene encoding ATP-dependent DNA helicase Q5-like isoform X2, with product MNNDESRVASALQTVFNYENFKNEVQKEATIAINKDSKAVCISLPPGFGRSLCYELPAVLQNGKTAIVFSPKLCFMKKRIDFLRSKQINARLLLVSTRLSERKVILKDLTSNHLTIQLLYATPEMARITYFQELVFSLIQRKLLSYIVFNEAHCLSERGYEYIPCYKNVNVFNKINGRVPRVAVTTTVTHEVIEDISRSLMLCSPKIFKLPAQQMNIYYDVWFLDILPNPFQHLNYFIIESLGLLNLSVGKKHNGFAIVYCKEADATELLRSRLVGGGIPTLACHHKLNNASRRDIERRWISGEASVIATTYDYGFIHRRPIRCKVYWTIPENIPKYYRESVQSLTNNRRTYCRIYFSPEEYSSIKLLIENHRQMDGLEHMKKRLSEYQKLVTYCLSIKCRHAVISEYFGHVTDPCKVNCDVCENRDIVRTRALKFIAYSENVEKIKYDICDISEYTKEEQSRSVKEKSPERAVEGAKKCSAARREIPVDGNNSGAIVQYRDKQESSLACTRSSTKGGNKQPCSTSIVKRVKDNSNATGADKLAITRSLLAKYNLNNEISLEPCGLKNNAVNTSKRIDGTRVSSRRRNVSRTGSRIKGANSNARTRTVEKDEPVTGDDSCKVILVGPKKRKKRYADKDTCPAEFSSKRRKIETENKPPAVTQDRRRSRTSDRDERVKDDANEIVSRGYATAEYLMKKYKFNKDSITLEPCRK
- the LOC143218049 gene encoding recQ-like DNA helicase BLM isoform X4 — protein: MTSRVWLVLYRPCSITKILKMKCKKKLLLLSTKKRIDFLRSKQINARLLLVSTRLSERKVILKDLTSNHLTIQLLYATPEMARITYFQELVFSLIQRKLLSYIVFNEAHCLSERGYEYIPCYKNVNVFNKINGRVPRVAVTTTVTHEVIEDISRSLMLCSPKIFKLPAQQMNIYYDVWFLDILPNPFQHLNYFIIESLGLLNLSVGKKHNGFAIVYCKEADATELLRSRLVGGGIPTLACHHKLNNASRRDIERRWISGEASVIATTYDYGFIHRRPIRCKVYWTIPENIPKYYRESVQSLTNNRRTYCRIYFSPEEYSSIKLLIENHRQMDGLEHMKKRQRLYIVYQQIIYKITFRCRHAVISEYFGHVTDPCKVNCDVCENRDIVRTRALKFIAYSENVEKIKYDICDISEYTKEEQSRSVKEKSPERAVEGAKKCSAARREIPVDGNNSGAIVQYRDKQESSLACTRSSTKGGNKQPCSTSIVKRVKDNSNATGADKLAITRSLLAKYNLNNEISLEPCGLKNNAVNTSKRIDGTRVSSRRRNVSRTGSRIKGANSNARTRTVEKDEPVTGDDSCKVILVGPKKRKKRYADKDTCPAEFSSKRRKIETENKPPAVTQDRRRSRTSDRDERVKDDANEIVSRGYATAEYLMKKYKFNKDSITLEPCRK
- the LOC143217842 gene encoding uncharacterized protein LOC143217842; translation: MPLEHSPTRQAFSGQRTMQQPTEVTFEETVRSEDNLSSNQNASLIDGASIEVAQKVRLPPFWKENPVLWFTQVEAAFLINRIVKDESKFRYVTVYLDNKVLPLVEDILICPPENNKYLKLKERICNAFGESKEAKIRKLLGSHVLGDEKPSVFLHRLNNLAPGQINNEVLRSIFLEQLPENIRSILAISEVKDLSKLAIQADQILDMSRPTSSSVFSIESSQGGLIKKMSEEITELRKQMERLTHQNQRRERSFSRGRSNFKRWSTSQSKKKNEEGKKYCFYHDKFGDKAHKCVQPCSFGDKTLLEN
- the LOC143218049 gene encoding ATP-dependent DNA helicase Q5-like isoform X3, giving the protein MKCKKKLLLLSTKILKLYAYLCLPASVDRFVTNYRLFYKTKRIDFLRSKQINARLLLVSTRLSERKVILKDLTSNHLTIQLLYATPEMARITYFQELVFSLIQRKLLSYIVFNEAHCLSERGYEYIPCYKNVNVFNKINGRVPRVAVTTTVTHEVIEDISRSLMLCSPKIFKLPAQQMNIYYDVWFLDILPNPFQHLNYFIIESLGLLNLSVGKKHNGFAIVYCKEADATELLRSRLVGGGIPTLACHHKLNNASRRDIERRWISGEASVIATTYDYGFIHRRPIRCKVYWTIPENIPKYYRESVQSLTNNRRTYCRIYFSPEEYSSIKLLIENHRQMDGLEHMKKRQRLYIVYQQIIYKITFRCRHAVISEYFGHVTDPCKVNCDVCENRDIVRTRALKFIAYSENVEKIKYDICDISEYTKEEQSRSVKEKSPERAVEGAKKCSAARREIPVDGNNSGAIVQYRDKQESSLACTRSSTKGGNKQPCSTSIVKRVKDNSNATGADKLAITRSLLAKYNLNNEISLEPCGLKNNAVNTSKRIDGTRVSSRRRNVSRTGSRIKGANSNARTRTVEKDEPVTGDDSCKVILVGPKKRKKRYADKDTCPAEFSSKRRKIETENKPPAVTQDRRRSRTSDRDERVKDDANEIVSRGYATAEYLMKKYKFNKDSITLEPCRK